Proteins encoded within one genomic window of Synechococcus sp. PCC 7335:
- the ispG gene encoding (E)-4-hydroxy-3-methylbut-2-enyl-diphosphate synthase codes for MQTLSSPAAKPKPTTTSAPAEVAFDTTIHRRKTRPVKVGDITIGGGHPVVVQSMINEDTLDIEGSVAAIRRLHEVGCEIVRVTVPSMAHARALSEIKDRLAKTYQPVPLVADVHHNGMKIALEVAKHVDKVRINPGLYVFEKAESDRTEYTQAEFDAIGEKIRETLEPLVISLRDQNKAMRIGVNHGSLAERMLFTYGDTPEGMVESALEFIRICESLNFRNIVLSLKASRVPVMLAAYRLMVQRMDELGMSYPLHLGVTEAGDGEYGRIKSTAGIATLLAMGIGDTIRVSLTEAPEKEIPVCYSILQALGLRKTMVEYVACPSCGRTLFNLEDVLHKVREATSHLTGLDIAVMGCIVNGPGEMADADYGYVGKQANTIALYRGREEIKRVPEENGVEELINLIKSDGRWVEPDVS; via the coding sequence ATGCAAACTCTGTCTTCTCCCGCTGCTAAACCTAAGCCTACGACAACTAGTGCGCCTGCTGAAGTCGCCTTTGACACGACAATTCATCGCCGCAAAACTAGGCCAGTCAAAGTAGGAGATATCACAATTGGTGGCGGGCATCCGGTCGTAGTGCAGTCTATGATCAACGAAGATACATTAGACATTGAGGGTTCGGTAGCAGCTATTCGCCGGCTGCATGAAGTTGGCTGCGAAATTGTTCGAGTGACGGTGCCTAGTATGGCGCATGCCCGGGCGCTATCAGAGATTAAAGATCGGCTAGCAAAAACGTATCAACCAGTACCGTTGGTGGCTGATGTGCATCACAACGGCATGAAGATCGCGCTCGAAGTCGCTAAGCATGTTGACAAGGTGCGGATTAATCCCGGTCTGTACGTATTTGAGAAAGCAGAGAGCGATCGCACCGAATATACTCAGGCTGAATTCGATGCCATCGGCGAGAAAATCCGAGAAACCTTAGAGCCGCTTGTCATTTCCTTACGCGATCAAAACAAGGCGATGCGAATTGGTGTCAACCACGGCTCTCTTGCTGAGCGAATGCTTTTTACCTACGGTGATACCCCCGAAGGTATGGTCGAATCGGCCCTAGAATTCATCCGTATCTGCGAATCTCTGAACTTCCGCAATATTGTTTTGTCGCTCAAGGCTTCACGAGTGCCGGTTATGCTAGCTGCCTACAGACTGATGGTTCAGCGCATGGACGAGCTAGGCATGAGCTATCCGCTGCACCTAGGTGTCACTGAAGCTGGTGACGGTGAATATGGACGAATCAAGTCTACTGCGGGAATTGCCACATTGCTGGCCATGGGCATTGGCGATACCATTCGCGTCTCCTTAACAGAAGCTCCAGAAAAAGAGATCCCTGTGTGCTACAGCATCCTACAGGCACTGGGCTTGCGTAAAACCATGGTGGAATACGTTGCTTGTCCTTCTTGTGGACGTACGCTATTTAATCTAGAAGATGTTTTGCACAAGGTCAGAGAAGCGACAAGTCATCTGACGGGATTAGACATTGCGGTGATGGGCTGTATCGTCAATGGGCCAGGTGAAATGGCCGATGCAGACTACGGCTATGTCGGTAAACAAGCGAACACCATCGCTTTGTATAGAGGCCGCGAAGAAATCAAACGGGTCCCTGAAGAGAATGGTGTAGAAGAGTTGATTAACTTGATTAAGTCAGATGGCCGCTGGGTAGAACCCGATGTGAGTTAG